From the genome of Paraburkholderia flava, one region includes:
- a CDS encoding alpha/beta fold hydrolase yields the protein MPVEKVVVRLANSFNVHVERHVFHPHADSVILINGALATTASFGQTIKYMGERYNVVCFDLPYAGQSRQHNKSSSVLTKDDEVDILLELIHRFKPAFLCSVSWGGLAALLALSRGASSIRRATICSFSPFLNDAMVRYVTSARDLLSRSENRLAAQLLNDTVGQHLPRIVKLLNYRYLTALPKDEVDQVAFHVDQILALEPDAYLPRLADIRCQVKFINGALDEHTTAHDIRQILPYVKGAQFASIPDAGHFLDLEGRAQAAAVREEILGFYGAPTTPAHTTSPSLIPSPQEQTFAHIGLNTSFGA from the coding sequence ATGCCTGTCGAGAAAGTAGTCGTTCGCCTCGCGAATTCGTTCAACGTGCATGTCGAACGGCATGTGTTCCATCCGCACGCGGACAGCGTCATCCTGATCAACGGCGCATTGGCGACGACCGCGTCGTTCGGACAGACGATCAAGTACATGGGCGAACGGTACAACGTCGTGTGCTTCGATCTACCGTATGCGGGGCAGTCTCGCCAGCACAACAAGAGCTCGTCCGTGCTGACCAAGGACGACGAGGTCGACATCCTGCTCGAGCTGATCCATCGCTTCAAACCCGCTTTTCTATGCTCGGTGTCGTGGGGTGGACTGGCCGCGCTGCTTGCGCTCTCGCGCGGCGCGAGCAGCATTCGCCGCGCGACGATCTGCTCGTTCTCGCCGTTCCTGAACGACGCGATGGTCCGCTACGTCACCTCCGCGCGGGACCTGCTTTCACGCAGCGAAAACCGGCTCGCCGCACAACTGCTCAACGATACGGTCGGGCAGCATCTGCCGCGCATCGTGAAGCTGCTGAACTACCGCTACCTGACTGCGCTGCCAAAGGATGAAGTCGATCAGGTCGCGTTCCACGTCGACCAGATTCTCGCGCTGGAACCGGATGCCTACCTGCCCAGGCTCGCGGATATCCGCTGCCAGGTGAAGTTCATCAACGGCGCACTCGACGAACACACCACCGCGCACGACATCCGGCAGATCCTGCCTTACGTGAAAGGCGCGCAGTTCGCATCGATCCCCGACGCCGGCCACTTCCTCGATCTCGAAGGCCGTGCGCAGGCGGCTGCAGTGCGCGAGGAAATTCTCGGCTTCTACGGCGCGCCCACAACGCCCGCGCACACGACGTCGCCGTCGCTGATTCCCTCGCCTCAAGAGCAAACGTTTGCCCATATCGGGCTCAACACGTCATTCGGAGCCTGA
- a CDS encoding methyltransferase family protein has translation MAYLRSAVIVVPWLIWLAYWVRASSGTKQTVRLEGRLSRTPQALLLILGGALVVLPPAAFGLPAGADNFGTLQAAGLVALIAGLAFTVWARLHLGTNWSVSVTLKDAHELIRSGPYGLVRHPIYTGCLLGVIGSAMIRGEWLGVIGFAMIFASLAYKVRIEESWLSERFGEGYRVYQREVRALVPGLY, from the coding sequence ATGGCCTACCTGCGTTCCGCCGTCATCGTGGTGCCGTGGCTGATATGGCTCGCGTACTGGGTTCGTGCGTCGTCGGGCACCAAGCAGACCGTGCGTCTCGAAGGCCGGTTGTCGCGCACACCGCAGGCACTGCTGCTGATTCTCGGCGGTGCGTTGGTCGTGCTGCCGCCGGCTGCGTTCGGCCTGCCCGCTGGCGCTGACAACTTCGGCACGCTGCAAGCCGCGGGGCTCGTTGCACTGATAGCGGGGCTAGCGTTCACGGTATGGGCACGCCTGCATCTCGGCACGAACTGGAGCGTATCGGTCACGCTGAAGGATGCGCACGAACTGATCCGCAGCGGACCGTACGGACTCGTGCGGCATCCGATCTATACGGGCTGTCTGCTCGGCGTGATCGGCTCGGCGATGATCCGCGGCGAGTGGCTGGGCGTAATCGGTTTCGCGATGATCTTCGCGTCGCTCGCGTACAAGGTCCGCATCGAGGAGAGCTGGTTGTCCGAACGTTTCGGCGAAGGCTACCGCGTGTACCAGCGTGAAGTTCGTGCGCTGGTACCGGGACTGTACTGA
- a CDS encoding glycosyltransferase: MAQIIITAIGSTGDVHPFLAIGRTLADRGHNIVFCTHPPFAPLVEQQGFRFVPIGTAQEYEEALANPALWHPRTSFRTLWKVIAPTIRPHVDALTALVTDDTIMVGSLWAFSARIVQEIQGTPYISVQVSPSTLLSSHAPPTHKRFTVPMWLPLQIRIASMRLIEKAVLDPALGPALNGVRNEIGLAPARRILGKWLHSPDGVLCLFPEWFAKPQPDWPSNRFLCGFPMARETGLAPLDDDLADFLSAGAPPIAITAGSTLIDERAFFGAVEEAIRLTGVRAIVLTRSTPAALAAHPHVKLRPFVPMQTLLPRCAAIVHHGGIGTAAPAFASGIPQVVTPFAHDQFDNAARIEKTGCGLRIDGPASGRAIAAALTRLTRDPAVAAQCAQMRRHIAEAPDATVAASQYIERFAPSVPALEALDARA; the protein is encoded by the coding sequence ATGGCACAGATCATCATCACGGCGATCGGTTCGACCGGCGACGTGCATCCGTTTCTCGCGATCGGCCGCACGCTCGCGGACCGTGGGCACAACATCGTCTTCTGCACGCATCCGCCGTTTGCACCGCTCGTCGAGCAGCAGGGCTTTCGCTTCGTGCCGATCGGCACCGCGCAGGAATACGAAGAGGCGCTCGCGAATCCAGCGCTGTGGCATCCGCGCACGTCGTTTCGCACGCTGTGGAAAGTGATCGCGCCGACCATCCGTCCGCACGTCGATGCACTGACCGCGCTCGTCACCGACGACACGATCATGGTCGGCTCGCTATGGGCCTTCTCCGCGCGCATCGTGCAGGAGATTCAGGGCACGCCGTATATCTCGGTGCAGGTCTCGCCGTCGACGCTCCTGTCCAGTCACGCACCGCCGACGCACAAGCGCTTCACCGTGCCGATGTGGCTGCCGCTGCAGATTCGCATCGCATCGATGCGTCTGATCGAAAAAGCCGTACTCGACCCGGCGCTCGGCCCCGCATTGAACGGCGTGCGTAATGAAATCGGCCTCGCGCCCGCACGACGCATCCTCGGCAAATGGCTGCATTCGCCGGACGGCGTGCTGTGCCTGTTCCCCGAATGGTTCGCGAAGCCTCAACCCGACTGGCCGTCCAATCGCTTTCTGTGCGGCTTTCCGATGGCCCGCGAAACCGGTCTCGCACCGCTCGACGACGACCTCGCCGATTTCCTGTCTGCCGGCGCACCGCCCATCGCCATCACCGCGGGCTCGACGCTGATCGACGAGCGCGCGTTCTTCGGTGCAGTGGAGGAAGCGATCCGCCTGACCGGCGTGCGCGCGATTGTGCTCACGCGCAGCACGCCTGCTGCGCTCGCCGCGCATCCGCACGTCAAACTGCGGCCGTTCGTCCCGATGCAAACGCTGCTGCCGCGCTGTGCGGCGATCGTCCATCACGGCGGTATCGGCACGGCTGCGCCCGCATTCGCAAGCGGCATCCCACAGGTCGTCACGCCGTTCGCGCACGATCAGTTCGACAACGCCGCGCGCATCGAGAAAACCGGCTGCGGTCTGCGCATCGACGGACCGGCTAGCGGACGCGCAATTGCAGCCGCACTGACACGTTTGACGCGCGATCCCGCCGTCGCCGCGCAGTGCGCGCAGATGCGCCGTCATATCGCCGAAGCCCCCGATGCAACCGTCGCCGCGTCACAGTACATCGAGCGCTTCGCACCGTCGGTGCCCGCACTCGAAGCACTGGATGCGCGCGCATGA
- a CDS encoding DHA2 family efflux MFS transporter permease subunit, which produces MTGAPPHPQSAPLLHGAKLALLTFALSLATFIEVLDSTVTNVAVPSIAGSLGVSNSQASWVISSYSVSAAIAVPLTGWLSNRVGEARLFVIAVLLFTLTSLMCATAPNLEMLVVFRSLQGLSSGPMVPLSQTILLRAFPPQQRVLALALWAMTVLLAPIFGPVFGGWIIDRFSWPWIFFINLPIGVFAFVACTLLLRRDPAPEKRARIDIPGIVLLVVGVGSLQAVLDLGRENGWFDSPMIVTLAVVAALALSSLLIWESAETHPVIDLSLFRDRTFSFGVAIISFGMVAFSVIGVIFPLWMQTVMGYSAFQAGMATAPLGILALVFSLLIGIYLEKIDARVVTSFGFLVFFGVLAWDTAHFTLTMTFQQIVTPMLIQGIGLPCFFIPLTAAIVSRVPDHKLAAASGLSNFLRTLSAAFGTALSVTWWDNRAAFHYGTLRQSVTAASDGTSMFAQSLHDAGLAGAGPLPVIREVVQQQSYMMATNDLFYMACIVCLVLAATMWMTRPARRLSAAGAGH; this is translated from the coding sequence ATGACGGGCGCACCTCCGCACCCTCAGTCCGCACCGCTTCTGCACGGCGCGAAGCTCGCTCTGCTGACGTTCGCGCTATCGCTGGCCACCTTCATCGAAGTCCTCGATTCGACCGTCACCAACGTCGCAGTGCCGTCGATCGCCGGCAGTCTCGGCGTATCGAACTCGCAGGCGAGCTGGGTCATCAGTTCGTACTCGGTGTCGGCGGCCATCGCCGTGCCGTTGACCGGGTGGCTATCGAACCGTGTCGGCGAAGCACGGCTCTTCGTGATCGCCGTGCTGCTGTTCACGCTGACGTCGTTGATGTGCGCAACCGCGCCGAACCTCGAAATGCTGGTGGTTTTTCGATCGCTGCAGGGGCTTAGCTCGGGCCCGATGGTGCCGTTGTCGCAGACCATCCTGCTGCGCGCGTTTCCGCCGCAGCAGCGCGTGCTCGCGCTCGCGCTGTGGGCGATGACCGTACTGCTCGCACCGATCTTCGGACCGGTGTTCGGCGGCTGGATCATCGATCGTTTCTCGTGGCCGTGGATCTTCTTCATCAACCTGCCGATCGGCGTGTTCGCATTCGTGGCGTGCACGTTGCTGCTTCGTCGCGATCCCGCGCCTGAGAAGCGCGCGCGCATCGACATCCCCGGCATCGTGCTACTGGTGGTCGGTGTCGGTTCGCTGCAGGCGGTACTCGATCTCGGCCGCGAAAACGGCTGGTTCGATTCGCCGATGATCGTCACGCTCGCGGTCGTCGCCGCGCTCGCGCTGTCATCGCTGCTGATCTGGGAATCGGCGGAAACGCATCCGGTGATCGACCTGTCGCTGTTCCGCGACCGCACGTTCTCGTTCGGCGTCGCGATCATTTCGTTCGGCATGGTCGCGTTCTCGGTGATCGGCGTGATCTTTCCACTGTGGATGCAGACCGTGATGGGCTACAGCGCATTCCAGGCAGGCATGGCAACCGCACCGCTCGGTATCCTCGCGCTCGTCTTCTCGCTGCTGATCGGTATCTATCTCGAGAAGATCGACGCGCGCGTCGTCACGTCGTTCGGCTTTCTCGTGTTTTTCGGTGTGCTCGCGTGGGACACCGCGCACTTCACACTGACGATGACCTTCCAGCAGATCGTCACGCCGATGCTGATCCAGGGCATCGGGCTGCCCTGCTTCTTCATTCCGTTGACAGCCGCGATCGTGTCGCGCGTGCCGGATCACAAGCTCGCCGCCGCATCGGGGCTGTCGAATTTTCTGCGCACGCTGTCGGCCGCGTTCGGCACCGCGCTCAGCGTCACGTGGTGGGACAACCGTGCAGCGTTTCACTATGGCACGCTGCGTCAGTCAGTGACGGCCGCGTCCGACGGCACCAGTATGTTCGCGCAGTCGCTGCACGATGCGGGGCTCGCGGGCGCAGGACCGTTGCCGGTGATTCGCGAGGTCGTGCAGCAGCAGTCGTACATGATGGCGACCAACGATCTCTTCTATATGGCCTGCATCGTGTGTCTGGTGCTCGCGGCAACGATGTGGATGACGCGGCCCGCGCGCCGTTTGTCCGCAGCAGGTGCGGGGCATTGA